Proteins encoded within one genomic window of Candidatus Baltobacteraceae bacterium:
- a CDS encoding adenylate/guanylate cyclase domain-containing protein, whose protein sequence is MAAMTSLRVIIGVVVLLLIGLPVAVWLDLRDVSATAMLLQANDFDSVISGIRGYYADKVVRNVLDAPAGTKVSVTPNFLHHPGAIPIPATFSLALGNVVSSGQSRVEYRFISHFPFKGRPEHHFDAFEDAALTALQKSPKTPISAVSWHGFSTQARFATPIIMGPTCVACHNSDPDSPKRDWKVGDVRGIQELVVTQPLAANIFSFKFLVVYFIVAGLLGLGLILSQYRQKTFLGSISQKLSRYLSPQIYRSIFSGETATEIETKRKKLTIFFSDIKDFTSSSERLQPETLTELLNEYFTAMSIIALKHGGTIDKFVGDAILIFFGDPETRGEAEDAKAALRMADEMQRKIAELRVTWRKRGIEQPFHVRMGINTGFCNVGNFGSADRMDYTIIGAEANLAARLQTIAEPDTIVVSYETYALVRDIAHARPLDPIHVKGISREVCPYAVEGVLDETGATSQIFSEHATGLDLFLDVGMLDEQGAQRARSLLQRALDALGKRT, encoded by the coding sequence ATGGCTGCGATGACCAGTCTGCGCGTTATTATTGGCGTCGTCGTTTTGCTGCTTATCGGGCTGCCCGTTGCTGTGTGGCTCGATCTGCGCGACGTGAGCGCCACTGCCATGTTGCTGCAGGCCAACGACTTCGACTCAGTGATCAGCGGTATCCGCGGCTACTACGCTGACAAGGTCGTTCGCAATGTGCTCGACGCTCCGGCCGGCACGAAGGTCAGCGTCACCCCGAACTTCCTCCATCATCCCGGTGCCATACCGATTCCGGCGACGTTCTCGCTGGCGTTAGGCAACGTCGTGAGCAGCGGGCAGTCGAGGGTGGAATACCGCTTCATCTCGCACTTCCCGTTCAAGGGTCGTCCGGAGCATCACTTCGATGCGTTCGAAGACGCGGCGTTGACCGCGCTGCAGAAGAGTCCCAAAACACCGATCAGCGCCGTCTCCTGGCACGGATTCTCAACGCAGGCGCGCTTCGCGACGCCGATCATCATGGGCCCGACGTGCGTTGCCTGCCACAACTCCGATCCCGACTCTCCCAAACGGGATTGGAAAGTGGGCGACGTCCGCGGGATTCAAGAGCTGGTCGTGACGCAGCCGCTCGCGGCGAACATCTTTTCCTTTAAGTTCTTGGTCGTGTACTTCATCGTCGCCGGTTTGCTAGGCTTGGGATTGATCCTGAGCCAGTACCGGCAGAAAACGTTCCTGGGATCGATCTCGCAGAAGCTGTCGCGCTACCTGTCCCCGCAGATCTACCGCAGCATCTTCAGCGGCGAGACCGCGACCGAGATCGAAACGAAACGCAAGAAGCTGACGATCTTCTTTTCCGACATCAAAGATTTTACGTCGAGTTCAGAGCGGCTGCAGCCTGAGACGTTGACCGAGCTGCTTAACGAGTACTTCACGGCGATGTCGATCATTGCGCTCAAGCACGGCGGAACGATCGACAAGTTCGTCGGCGACGCGATCCTCATCTTTTTCGGCGACCCGGAAACCCGCGGCGAGGCAGAAGATGCCAAAGCCGCGCTGCGCATGGCCGACGAGATGCAGCGAAAGATCGCCGAGCTGCGCGTGACGTGGCGCAAACGCGGGATCGAGCAGCCGTTCCACGTGCGCATGGGCATTAACACCGGCTTCTGCAACGTCGGTAATTTCGGCTCGGCCGACCGCATGGACTACACGATCATCGGCGCCGAAGCGAACCTTGCAGCGCGGCTGCAAACCATCGCCGAGCCCGACACGATCGTCGTCAGCTACGAAACGTACGCGCTGGTCCGCGACATCGCGCACGCGCGTCCGCTCGATCCGATTCACGTCAAGGGCATCAGCCGCGAAGTCTGCCCGTACGCCGTCGAGGGAGTACTCGACGAAACGGGCGCGACGTCGCAAATCTTCAGCGAGCACGCGACCGGACTCGATCTCTTCCTGGACGTCGGAATGCTCGACGAGCAGGGCGCGCAGCGCGCGCGGTCGCTGCTGCAGCGTGCGCTCGATGCGTTAGGAAAACGCACCTAA
- a CDS encoding DUF4397 domain-containing protein: MLRTRATVTGFLLALALAGCGGSPNTPNGSTVGSPGGPLPPPPSLVSAKVTITLPRQRRSRARRKPSYLSPNTHSISIGLASVDGGPVSGARTTVVNTEANAPGCTLQDGELKCSAKVDAAAGDDTFNVTTYAWKNATGDVLSAGTVPAHIARGAGAVRLDSALSLSIGGVIAKLSMHVAQTSIARGRSAAVPVALDAFDPSGAQIVGASAFLSPVSLSIQGDGIGAFHLHDGHASGSVISVARPVSSLELVYDGNRQASSSISLQASVTQPDAVSATASLAVSGTPPPLAPGTIYVLNAGKKGGRGATLTVYDGSHSGNVAPERTLQLNGTLYARSITVDAAGNVYVGYLDNEQGFSTVAGTPDEGNEIAVYSPGAHDNDAPAYVLGADKAHGTSLFPIAMALDSSGNLVTYGATNLGGTVSDAVLTFAPNSSGPAAPLRAWAFASPSIRYSGPTGLALDLANNAYVDGILHTALAPAPGIFVNASANQSNASSTPSRTIPWDNRTQLTSGQVAGIALDTSGEIFTGNYVINRGAQTSCQARVNVFAGGSGGGTTDNAPLRVLTLDGVTTTNSGCYAPSYPLAGFYPFVTAYSDSIFVADEFGNAVDTFDANASGSVKPSATIAGSATALDVPIGVFVLPPGKTHADVASGPAQVRFIEGAPLLETRVGGAPVGLGTSFLQVNKTTVASYFPYGWISAYSGYPAGVLSVRVLDSLGYSIGPFKTASLASGKSYSIALVGTYPHYKLLTFADAAPSTGGASLAVYEASPAAPKVDFGTFNVKGNTGYWELGSARVGALEVRSLGKRVSGTGAYVGTGTTPMTGGTIALQSVDSFDRRNLLPFHNVSRLSLFVLDPLSGSLLGPVFGVLDGANASETPAPDRQAVQQPAPVATLTPPPEHLYVDHNGTFYEYKLPLSSSSRPLKALVEEPGSAFAPQIATDQYGNVAIVTASQIRFFRKPIVSFAPNRAHRTVALTPAMTEIGPSGADLVDVEYDPFNNLWLFSGLGGEITELRAPLSKTSVASVVIPFGAPGTKTAAYGVVQGRFDVNSTLYVYGQSATSASLFKTSFPYAKSMSPLDGLNIAQAAFVDSSQFLPTDPNPVSVIVGQYFGPLATPPPQQPPPQPHNVLAQFPLPLMPVQGLFPNAIVEEVVGAVAADAPARSVFALDAANGHLSVYPLPLVPGGKPNLTLRCLAGVKHCNEKPEHLFLAP, translated from the coding sequence GTGCTTCGCACGCGCGCGACCGTCACCGGCTTCCTGCTCGCGTTGGCGCTGGCCGGATGCGGCGGTTCTCCCAATACGCCGAACGGCTCGACGGTGGGGTCACCCGGAGGCCCGCTACCGCCGCCGCCGTCGCTCGTGAGTGCAAAAGTCACGATAACGCTGCCGCGGCAACGCCGCTCGCGCGCGCGACGCAAACCGTCGTATCTCTCTCCCAACACGCACTCGATCTCGATCGGTTTGGCAAGTGTCGACGGGGGCCCGGTCAGCGGTGCGCGTACGACGGTCGTCAATACCGAAGCGAACGCCCCGGGATGCACGCTTCAAGACGGCGAGCTGAAATGTTCGGCAAAGGTCGACGCGGCAGCGGGCGACGATACGTTCAACGTCACGACGTATGCGTGGAAAAACGCGACCGGTGACGTGTTGTCGGCCGGCACGGTGCCGGCGCACATCGCGCGCGGCGCCGGCGCGGTGCGTCTCGACAGTGCGCTCTCGCTCTCCATCGGCGGCGTGATCGCCAAGTTGTCGATGCACGTCGCGCAGACGTCGATCGCACGCGGACGGTCTGCCGCCGTTCCGGTCGCGTTGGACGCATTCGATCCAAGCGGAGCGCAGATCGTCGGCGCGAGTGCGTTCTTGTCGCCGGTGTCGCTGTCGATTCAAGGCGACGGCATCGGCGCGTTTCACCTGCACGACGGCCACGCGAGCGGGAGCGTCATTTCCGTCGCGCGTCCCGTTTCTTCGCTCGAGTTGGTGTACGACGGCAACCGCCAGGCATCGTCGTCGATCAGCCTGCAGGCTAGCGTCACACAGCCCGACGCCGTCAGTGCAACGGCCTCGCTCGCCGTTTCCGGCACACCGCCGCCGCTGGCGCCGGGCACGATCTACGTGCTCAACGCCGGCAAGAAGGGGGGCCGCGGAGCGACCCTCACCGTCTACGACGGCTCGCACAGCGGAAACGTCGCGCCGGAGCGCACGCTTCAACTGAACGGCACGTTGTACGCGCGCAGCATCACCGTCGACGCTGCCGGAAACGTGTACGTGGGTTACCTGGACAACGAACAAGGATTTTCCACCGTCGCGGGCACGCCCGATGAAGGCAACGAGATTGCCGTCTATTCACCGGGTGCGCACGACAACGACGCACCGGCCTACGTGCTGGGCGCCGACAAAGCGCACGGGACGTCGCTCTTTCCGATCGCGATGGCGCTCGATTCGTCGGGAAATCTCGTCACGTACGGCGCGACGAACCTCGGCGGCACCGTAAGCGACGCCGTTTTGACGTTTGCGCCCAACAGTAGCGGGCCGGCGGCGCCGCTGCGTGCGTGGGCATTTGCCTCACCGTCGATCCGCTATTCGGGCCCGACCGGCCTGGCGCTCGACCTCGCGAACAACGCGTATGTCGACGGCATCCTGCACACGGCCCTCGCGCCCGCTCCCGGCATCTTCGTCAACGCGAGCGCGAACCAATCCAACGCGAGCTCGACCCCGTCGCGAACGATTCCGTGGGATAACCGGACGCAGCTCACGTCGGGGCAAGTCGCCGGCATCGCGCTCGATACCAGCGGTGAAATCTTTACGGGAAATTACGTCATCAATCGCGGGGCGCAGACGTCGTGTCAGGCGCGCGTCAACGTCTTCGCGGGCGGATCGGGAGGCGGAACGACCGACAATGCGCCGCTGCGCGTCCTCACGCTCGACGGCGTCACCACGACCAACTCCGGGTGCTACGCTCCATCCTATCCGCTCGCGGGATTCTATCCCTTCGTTACCGCGTACAGCGACTCGATCTTCGTCGCGGACGAGTTCGGCAACGCGGTCGACACCTTCGATGCAAACGCGAGCGGCTCGGTAAAGCCGAGCGCGACGATCGCCGGCTCGGCAACCGCGCTCGACGTGCCGATCGGCGTGTTCGTGCTTCCACCGGGTAAGACGCACGCGGACGTTGCTTCGGGTCCGGCACAAGTACGTTTCATCGAAGGCGCTCCGTTGCTGGAGACTCGAGTCGGCGGCGCGCCCGTCGGCCTCGGAACGTCGTTCCTACAGGTCAACAAAACAACCGTCGCGTCGTACTTCCCATACGGATGGATTTCGGCGTACTCGGGTTATCCCGCCGGCGTATTGAGCGTTCGGGTACTCGACAGCCTCGGCTACTCGATCGGTCCCTTTAAAACGGCGTCGCTCGCCTCGGGAAAATCGTATTCAATCGCGCTGGTCGGAACGTATCCGCACTATAAGCTGCTGACGTTTGCCGATGCGGCGCCGTCAACGGGAGGCGCGTCGCTGGCCGTCTACGAAGCGTCGCCGGCCGCACCGAAAGTCGATTTCGGCACGTTCAACGTCAAGGGCAACACGGGCTATTGGGAGCTCGGAAGCGCACGTGTGGGCGCGCTGGAAGTGCGATCGCTCGGCAAACGCGTATCGGGTACCGGGGCCTACGTCGGAACGGGCACGACGCCGATGACCGGCGGCACGATCGCGCTGCAGAGCGTCGACAGCTTCGACCGCCGTAACCTCTTGCCGTTTCACAACGTGTCGCGTCTCTCGCTCTTCGTGCTCGACCCGCTTTCCGGTTCGCTGCTGGGGCCGGTCTTCGGGGTTTTGGACGGTGCGAACGCGAGCGAGACTCCAGCGCCCGATAGGCAAGCCGTGCAGCAGCCGGCTCCGGTTGCGACGCTCACGCCGCCGCCGGAACACCTCTACGTCGATCACAACGGGACGTTCTACGAGTACAAGCTGCCGCTGTCGTCGTCGTCGCGCCCGTTAAAAGCACTCGTCGAGGAGCCCGGGTCGGCATTTGCGCCGCAGATCGCCACCGATCAATACGGGAACGTCGCGATCGTTACTGCATCGCAAATTCGGTTCTTTAGGAAGCCGATCGTTTCGTTTGCGCCGAACCGAGCGCACCGCACCGTCGCGCTAACGCCGGCGATGACCGAGATCGGACCGTCCGGCGCCGATCTCGTCGACGTCGAGTACGATCCATTCAACAATCTGTGGCTCTTTAGCGGGCTGGGCGGCGAGATCACCGAGCTGCGCGCTCCCCTTTCCAAGACGAGCGTCGCATCGGTCGTGATTCCGTTCGGCGCGCCGGGGACGAAGACGGCGGCGTACGGTGTCGTGCAAGGACGCTTCGACGTCAACTCGACCCTGTACGTCTACGGTCAGTCGGCGACGTCGGCATCGCTGTTCAAAACGAGCTTCCCGTACGCCAAGTCGATGTCGCCGCTCGACGGCCTCAACATCGCCCAAGCGGCGTTCGTCGATTCGAGCCAGTTTTTACCGACGGATCCCAATCCGGTTTCGGTGATCGTCGGACAGTACTTCGGACCGCTCGCAACGCCTCCGCCGCAGCAGCCTCCGCCCCAGCCGCACAACGTGCTCGCGCAATTCCCGCTGCCGCTCATGCCGGTGCAGGGACTCTTTCCCAACGCTATCGTCGAGGAAGTCGTCGGAGCGGTTGCGGCGGATGCGCCGGCACGGAGCGTCTTCGCCTTAGACGCTGCCAACGGACATCTTTCGGTCTATCCGCTGCCGCTCGTTCCAGGCGGAAAGCCGAACCTCACGCTGCGGTGTTTGGCCGGCGTGAAACACTGCAACGAGAAGCCCGAGCACCTGTTCCTCGCGCCTTAG
- a CDS encoding TonB-dependent receptor, translated as MRQVTTLVPSSHDHAPLLRRVILCGFLTLWLIAAMLPSISALAETAGIVKGAVTDDHTHAPLAGVAVTASSPSATYHTVTDAQGRYTFLTVLPDNYAISFRANAYQPASTVIVVLNGSQQTVDMALSKVLKVIAVTHARSGGSAFQRGMTIDTYTVTGNQIAMVQGKTFNTDENQLLRSIPSVTIDKSGTVSIRGGFAFEAAYEFEGIDYTTPSANLQNTLQNIGNFGLLNGVGSVQLIPGGGDATHGNTGTGLVLFTAKHGTYPGFFNVDAEALMFPYLHQLGLEWGWADPKQRLSNYAGFIGVRRNFQYGVPGVAAASLGTLGTNAATLGSTIDPNLVYYAPSYLKSNDFVDNLIWRFGKNQSQRLQFFIQNQAIDQDLDYGGFALLPYISGGTNPGQCWSYPIVGPNGPINTPQQNYACDRLIPHYPGQPTSYSYVSQPDQQSSPFLAYKFEYGTSIGSTSELTARYDRTFLEQSQTMPAQGIFASPYGGSRTTGQLDFVTALGLKHLLKAGLLYQYARPFGDRYDFTSYTAYTVPAYIDTYAITHPNQPLPLPYTYQGLLPNNNPSAQQGLEQDFFSPQLCAQLSITAGCGYLNSYFPNGHRFPYEEDVPTVGQQVYGAYLQDTVEMSTRWKTELGLRLDGYNFHIPSSPGAPPTIGAVAHQRLYEPHFDLSYSPDPRDTIRLGFGHTLSIPLPSQVGADVSMTPYLPYESVPSYDNSTGKAATYCGPLANQVCANYAQQLYWLARDYRFGSSTLEAPLKGATFTNVDLSWAHEFRDGSALKVTPFYRRGYDVIEQTAQIIGFSYQTGTPVYGDVQYSNLGIQKAAGIEALYNRDLAQGVSMQVGATYISQFGNEPPGAFLVPAALALGVTYRSPDLSPFQLNAALDWKSKHGFRINPVIAVNSGYPYGEGYYTAVYCNGKPVIVPSTALATIFSQTPGFIDPLDPGTCTAPNIAATRGIHEPGLAGGFLTTPRVNVDVTFEYTPDRSRSTFGMQVKNLFNEVYNVPIFNGCYGSPVSTGLTNGTAPCTYSLAAPQFQPPDLSAHGSAPYLTYPNLTPITFRFYYQVKL; from the coding sequence GTGCGTCAAGTAACCACACTCGTTCCCTCCTCGCACGATCACGCGCCGCTTCTGCGGCGCGTGATTCTGTGTGGGTTCCTGACGCTGTGGCTGATCGCCGCAATGTTGCCCAGCATTTCGGCGCTTGCGGAAACCGCCGGCATCGTCAAGGGCGCGGTCACCGACGACCATACCCACGCGCCGCTGGCCGGTGTCGCCGTGACCGCTTCGTCGCCGAGCGCGACGTATCACACGGTCACCGACGCGCAAGGGCGCTACACGTTTTTGACCGTGCTGCCGGACAACTACGCCATTTCGTTCCGCGCGAACGCCTATCAGCCGGCATCGACGGTCATCGTGGTGCTCAACGGATCGCAGCAAACCGTCGATATGGCCCTCTCAAAAGTGCTCAAAGTCATCGCAGTCACCCACGCGCGCTCGGGCGGGAGCGCGTTTCAGCGCGGCATGACGATCGACACCTACACGGTGACCGGCAATCAGATCGCGATGGTTCAAGGGAAAACGTTCAACACCGACGAGAACCAGCTGCTGCGCAGCATTCCCAGCGTGACCATCGATAAATCCGGAACCGTTTCGATCCGCGGCGGTTTTGCGTTCGAGGCCGCGTACGAGTTCGAAGGCATCGACTACACGACCCCCTCGGCAAACCTGCAAAATACGCTGCAGAACATCGGCAACTTCGGGTTGCTCAACGGTGTGGGCAGCGTTCAGCTCATCCCCGGCGGCGGCGACGCGACGCACGGCAACACCGGCACCGGATTGGTGCTCTTTACCGCCAAGCACGGCACGTATCCGGGGTTTTTCAACGTCGATGCGGAAGCACTGATGTTCCCGTATCTGCATCAATTGGGACTCGAATGGGGCTGGGCCGATCCCAAGCAGCGGCTCTCGAACTACGCGGGGTTCATCGGAGTGCGCCGCAACTTTCAATACGGCGTGCCGGGAGTGGCGGCGGCTTCGCTGGGCACCCTCGGAACCAATGCGGCGACGCTCGGCAGCACCATCGACCCAAATCTCGTCTACTACGCGCCGTCGTATCTGAAATCGAACGACTTCGTCGACAATCTCATCTGGCGGTTCGGCAAGAACCAATCGCAGCGGCTGCAGTTCTTCATTCAGAACCAGGCGATCGACCAGGATCTCGACTATGGCGGATTTGCGCTATTGCCGTACATCTCGGGTGGCACGAACCCCGGGCAGTGCTGGTCGTATCCGATCGTCGGGCCCAACGGTCCAATCAATACGCCGCAGCAGAACTACGCCTGCGACCGGCTCATTCCACACTATCCCGGTCAACCCACAAGTTACTCGTACGTCTCGCAGCCGGATCAGCAGAGCAGCCCGTTTCTGGCGTATAAGTTCGAATACGGAACCAGCATCGGCTCGACGTCGGAGCTGACGGCCCGCTACGACCGCACGTTTCTCGAGCAATCGCAGACGATGCCGGCGCAGGGCATCTTCGCTTCGCCGTACGGCGGGTCGCGCACGACCGGCCAGCTCGACTTCGTGACCGCGCTCGGGCTCAAGCATCTCTTGAAAGCCGGCCTGCTCTATCAGTACGCGCGGCCGTTCGGCGACCGATACGATTTCACGTCGTACACGGCGTACACGGTGCCGGCCTACATCGACACCTACGCCATCACGCACCCGAACCAGCCGTTGCCGCTGCCGTATACGTATCAAGGGCTCTTGCCCAATAACAATCCGTCGGCGCAGCAAGGGCTCGAGCAAGACTTCTTCTCGCCCCAGCTCTGCGCTCAGTTGAGCATTACCGCCGGCTGCGGCTATCTGAACTCGTACTTTCCCAACGGCCATCGGTTTCCGTACGAGGAAGACGTGCCGACGGTCGGCCAGCAAGTCTACGGCGCATATCTGCAAGATACCGTCGAGATGTCGACGCGCTGGAAGACCGAGCTCGGCCTACGGCTCGACGGTTATAACTTCCACATCCCCTCGTCGCCCGGCGCTCCACCGACGATCGGAGCGGTCGCGCACCAGCGCCTCTACGAACCGCACTTCGATCTATCATATAGCCCCGATCCGCGCGACACGATTCGCCTGGGCTTCGGTCACACGCTTTCGATCCCGCTCCCGAGCCAGGTCGGCGCGGACGTCAGCATGACGCCGTATCTCCCCTACGAGAGCGTTCCGTCGTACGACAACTCGACGGGAAAAGCGGCGACCTACTGCGGGCCGCTTGCCAATCAAGTCTGCGCTAACTACGCCCAACAACTGTACTGGCTCGCTCGCGACTACCGGTTCGGCAGCTCGACCTTGGAAGCGCCGCTCAAAGGCGCGACGTTTACGAACGTCGATCTTTCGTGGGCGCACGAGTTCCGCGACGGATCGGCGTTGAAGGTCACGCCGTTCTATCGCCGCGGCTACGACGTCATCGAGCAAACGGCGCAGATCATCGGCTTTAGTTACCAAACGGGCACGCCGGTGTACGGCGACGTTCAGTATTCGAACCTCGGCATTCAGAAGGCCGCCGGCATCGAGGCGCTCTACAACCGCGACCTCGCGCAAGGCGTTTCGATGCAGGTCGGCGCCACGTACATTAGCCAGTTCGGAAACGAGCCCCCGGGCGCGTTCCTCGTGCCGGCCGCGCTGGCACTCGGCGTAACGTATCGCTCGCCGGATCTGTCACCGTTCCAGCTCAACGCGGCCCTGGACTGGAAGAGCAAGCACGGTTTTCGCATCAATCCGGTCATCGCCGTCAATAGCGGCTATCCGTACGGCGAGGGCTATTATACCGCGGTGTACTGCAACGGCAAGCCGGTGATCGTACCCAGCACGGCGCTCGCGACGATCTTCTCCCAGACTCCCGGATTCATCGATCCGCTCGATCCGGGAACGTGCACGGCGCCAAACATCGCCGCGACGCGCGGCATTCACGAACCCGGGTTGGCCGGCGGGTTTCTCACCACGCCGCGCGTCAACGTCGACGTCACGTTCGAATATACGCCCGACCGTTCGCGCTCGACGTTCGGCATGCAAGTGAAGAACCTGTTCAATGAAGTCTATAACGTTCCGATTTTCAACGGCTGTTACGGCTCGCCGGTCTCGACGGGCCTCACCAACGGAACCGCGCCGTGTACGTACTCGCTGGCGGCTCCGCAGTTCCAGCCGCCCGATCTTTCGGCGCACGGATCCGCGCCGTACCTTACGTATCCCAATCTCACGCCGATCACGTTCCGCTTCTACTATCAGGTGAAGTTGTAA
- a CDS encoding substrate-binding domain-containing protein, which produces MRKVLATLALATVPAIALSACNGPSNGASGVSALPNTTVGHAKLRPNDFSSNDLHAGGATFPAYGYNLGSEPAGLATKPQAPPGTGSIFASIKLGANATIYYCLTGSGTGRGIFETGSKGQSDGSTATTTGACGPLGATPSGFGARVDPPDFAGTDVAMASTEYPTYKTTREPSTGTNWGEPFEFPVIGGPIIYAYRPQDFKKFGAPLHLSRWTYCAMANGTVSNWNDAAITADNGGKSVTNGASRPVTFYFRSDGSGTGFNFTSHLTLACNAAFKKPYNAAPYESSGHSAKWSYGVSQNWPGPGSLAVPNSHFVGESGNPGVLAAVQSSPYSTGYLEGAWAKSANPAVAQAWLGNGKKSGGKFVFVDPTVAANTNASFANVSAASIQRGMGSDGIPLGSSRPDCQLYLDPAVWNGPIVRGKAGRDAYPIMAASYLLFYGNNNNFHIVSKKKIIAFMAGGKAAKIWANLEYTPLSKAILTAAKDAALKDPGDGKGPCVK; this is translated from the coding sequence ATGCGAAAGGTCCTTGCTACGTTGGCCCTGGCGACAGTCCCGGCAATCGCGCTGAGCGCGTGCAACGGACCGTCCAACGGGGCCTCCGGAGTCTCCGCCTTGCCGAATACGACGGTTGGGCACGCGAAACTTCGCCCGAACGATTTCAGTTCAAACGACCTCCACGCCGGCGGTGCGACGTTTCCGGCGTACGGCTACAACCTCGGATCGGAACCGGCCGGCCTTGCGACCAAACCGCAAGCACCGCCGGGAACCGGCTCGATCTTCGCATCGATCAAACTCGGCGCGAATGCAACCATCTACTACTGCTTGACCGGAAGCGGCACGGGTCGCGGCATCTTCGAAACGGGCTCGAAAGGCCAGAGCGACGGTTCGACGGCGACGACGACCGGCGCTTGCGGTCCGCTCGGTGCGACCCCCAGCGGCTTCGGCGCCCGCGTCGATCCCCCAGACTTTGCCGGAACCGACGTAGCGATGGCATCGACTGAGTATCCGACGTACAAGACGACGCGCGAGCCTTCGACCGGAACGAATTGGGGCGAGCCGTTCGAGTTCCCCGTCATTGGCGGACCCATCATCTACGCTTATCGTCCGCAGGATTTCAAGAAGTTCGGAGCGCCGCTCCACCTCTCGCGCTGGACGTACTGCGCGATGGCCAACGGCACCGTCAGTAACTGGAACGACGCCGCGATCACGGCGGACAACGGCGGCAAGTCCGTCACCAACGGCGCCAGCCGCCCGGTCACGTTCTACTTCCGCAGCGACGGCAGCGGCACGGGATTCAACTTCACCTCGCACCTCACCCTCGCGTGCAACGCCGCCTTCAAAAAGCCGTACAACGCGGCTCCTTACGAGAGCTCAGGTCACAGCGCGAAGTGGAGCTACGGCGTGAGCCAGAACTGGCCCGGCCCCGGTTCCTTGGCGGTTCCCAACTCGCACTTCGTCGGCGAGAGCGGTAATCCGGGCGTGCTCGCGGCAGTGCAAAGCTCGCCGTACTCGACCGGCTATCTGGAAGGCGCGTGGGCGAAGTCGGCAAATCCGGCGGTCGCGCAAGCGTGGCTCGGCAACGGCAAGAAGTCGGGCGGCAAGTTCGTCTTCGTCGATCCGACCGTCGCCGCCAACACGAACGCATCGTTCGCGAACGTGAGCGCGGCGAGCATCCAGCGCGGTATGGGATCGGACGGAATTCCGCTCGGTTCGTCGCGTCCGGATTGCCAGCTGTATCTCGATCCGGCGGTTTGGAACGGACCGATCGTCCGCGGAAAAGCCGGGCGCGATGCGTATCCGATCATGGCCGCGAGCTACCTGTTGTTCTACGGTAACAACAACAACTTCCACATCGTCTCCAAGAAGAAGATCATCGCGTTCATGGCCGGTGGCAAGGCCGCGAAGATCTGGGCCAACCTCGAATACACGCCGCTCAGCAAGGCGATTCTCACGGCCGCCAAGGATGCCGCCCTGAAGGATCCCGGCGACGGCAAAGGTCCGTGCGTCAAGTAA